From Candidatus Binatia bacterium:
CTCCCGGCTGCCGCCAGCCCGAACGCAGATCATACTTTAACAATGCAAACGGAGGCCGCTCGCCCAGCGAGAACATCTTCGCGCCCAGCCCGCGATAATCGCGAACGGCAGGACCACGGCGAATGCTGGAATACCCACCGGCTCAGGGTTCATCGGGGAGGCACTAGTTCGCGGCTTCCGAGGCCTTTAGCTCGCGAACTGCCTTCGTCCAGGCCTCGTTCACGACGAGCGCCCCCTCGTCATCGATCACATATTGAGGCGTTAGATACACGGTAATCGGCGAGCCAGGCGGCTCTTGCGCGATGCGGGCTTGCTTTCGTGCGAGCCCCTTGCGGCCCTGGGCGGTCTGTCGCCGGTTGGCCGCTTCAGCATCTCTACGGCTGGCGAAATACCAGTTTGTCGGGTCACGATGACGATACCGCGGGATAGGCTCGTAACCCCGCTCTCGAAACCACGAGACCGCGAAGGGGCCCTCTTCCTCGATACACACGAGCCTTGGCTTCCAGCGCTCAAGATCGAAACCCGCCAGGACTTCCTCGTAGTGCCCCTCAACGTCGATGTTCAAGAAGTCTATCGCTGAGACCTGTTGCTCCTCAAGCAGGGCATCGAGGGTTGTCGTGGGAACTTCGAGCTCGTCCACGACATTCAGCCGCTTCGCGAACTTTTCTTCAGCGGTCGACAGCCCCCACACCGGAACCTTGAAGAACTTCTTGGTCCCCCCGGTGGTGTCACTCACAAGGTAGTTCAGGAACACGCTACCTGGACGCTGCGCCTTCCAACCCTTCGCATAGTCCGGCAATCCGTCGACCCCAATCCCGGCCCAGCCCAGCTTGTCTTCGAGGTAGAACGTATTGCTGTTCTTCTTTGGGTGCGAACAGCCGACGTCCACGAAGAAGCCGCCCCGCTCGTCTTCGAAGAAATCTCGGATCACGAGCTCTTCGTTCCCGTTCGAGTAGAGCTTTTCCTCTTCCCAGAGAATATCAACGGGTGCAGCCGATTCTACGTTCTCGCCTCCGCTGGTCTCGGCTCCGACTGCTGCTGCGGCAGCGACCTGACTCGCAAAGAAGAGGGCTCGGGCGGCTCGCTTTAGCTTTGGAAATTCAGGGTTGGGCTCATGTAGACATTGTCGCACGCGGGGTCTGCTCCACTCTGGCGATACTGAAACTGGAACTGGTCGCCTGCCGCCACGGCAATGCTGCTTCCTATCATCCCGGTAAGCCGGAGAGGAGCTTGAAGGGGTCTGATCTGGCCCGAGCGCCTCATCTAGATCTTCGACCCGCCACGCATCTGGCCATTCGCGGCCGTCTCCTTCGGTCGTGCAGTGCTGGAAGCGCACTAGGATGTCGTGATCGGGGTCGTTGTTTCGCAAAACGTAAACCAGTTTCGTGTCGCCCTTACCTTTGAGGTCCGGGGCGAAATCAAAAGAACCCGTGTCAGAGGCTCGGAGCAATCGAAATTCTACCATTCCCGGTTCGTGGGCCGGCGCTGGACCCGGGAACCAGAAAACGGCGGCCGGGTCGCGGTTAGTATGATTCCATGGGCCAGCGCAAGCGGGTACTGGCTCCCCGTCGCGGTGCGGCTTCTGGTCGTCTCTCACATGACCGGCGCTCCCTGGTGGCAAAAGGTCGCAAGTGGCGAGACCTTCAGCCCCACCTCCACCGCCAGGGAGGCGGTCGTTTGCGTGGAACATTGTTCGTTCCGCGGGGAATTTTCGAAATCGGGAGAGTTTCCCTGCCAGGAAAGGATTTTTCTTCGGGCGGGCCCCAGACCGGGGCGCTGCCGAAGTCGGGCCGCCCCCGGCAGCGGCCCGACTTCGGAAGGTCGACTGGAAGATCCAGCCACGGCGTGGGACGTGCGCCGATTCCCGTTTTACTCGTAGGTCACGACGACCCGCACCCAGACCTTCACCTTCAGGTTGTCCTTTTTCAGCGTGAGGATTTTCTCGTCGGTGCCGCCAAAGGCGGTCAGCGAGGTGCCGAAGCTGAGCTTGCCGCTGGCAAGGGGACCGGAACACGTTTCCACCTGCCCCGGGAAGGCGACCTGGCTGCAAGTGAGGGCGGGGTCATACTCACCTGCGTAGACCTGGAGCTCGAAAGTGGCAGGGGCCGGACTCCAGGTGATCTTGGCGGGCGATTGGATCACGTCCCCCTCCGCCACCTTGTAGTACGAAGAGGGGTTCTTGCCGTTCACGCCGGCCGAGTCTCCGGAAAGACGGAGATTGAAGGCCACTTCTCCATGGTTTTCCCAGATGAAGTCATTGTCGCCATCTTCGAGGATCTTTGCCTTGTCGATATACGCTCGGACGACCCGCTTCTTCGTAGAGAAAGACGATGGTCCCATGATTTTGAGATCCGGCGCGAAGCTACAGTTGGAGGTGACGGTAATTTCGTACTCGTACTCGGTATCAGGCTTGATCGCGCTCCCCAGCGGGAAGGGCTTGATCTCGTGCTGAGTCGCCTT
This genomic window contains:
- a CDS encoding FkbM family methyltransferase; translated protein: MVEFRLLRASDTGSFDFAPDLKGKGDTKLVYVLRNNDPDHDILVRFQHCTTEGDGREWPDAWRVEDLDEALGPDQTPSSSSPAYRDDRKQHCRGGRRPVPVSVSPEWSRPRVRQCLHEPNPEFPKLKRAARALFFASQVAAAAAVGAETSGGENVESAAPVDILWEEEKLYSNGNEELVIRDFFEDERGGFFVDVGCSHPKKNSNTFYLEDKLGWAGIGVDGLPDYAKGWKAQRPGSVFLNYLVSDTTGGTKKFFKVPVWGLSTAEEKFAKRLNVVDELEVPTTTLDALLEEQQVSAIDFLNIDVEGHYEEVLAGFDLERWKPRLVCIEEEGPFAVSWFRERGYEPIPRYRHRDPTNWYFASRRDAEAANRRQTAQGRKGLARKQARIAQEPPGSPITVYLTPQYVIDDEGALVVNEAWTKAVRELKASEAAN